A single window of Selenomonas sputigena DNA harbors:
- the sdhA gene encoding succinate dehydrogenase flavoprotein subunit translates to MAEKKKIIIVGGGLSGLMATIKVCELGGEVDLFSYCPVKRSHSLCAQGGINACMDTKGEHDSVYEHFDDTVYGGDFLADQVAVKGMVEAAPKLIKMFDRMGVPFTRTPEGNLDLRNFGGQKNKRTCFAGSTTGQQLLYALDEQVRRWEVKGGVKKYEFWEFIRIIKNKDGICRGIVAQNMNSMEIKAFPADVVILATGGPGQVFGRCTASTICNGSAVSAVYQQGAHIGNPEFIQIHPTAIPGSDKNRLMSEACRGEGGRVWVYRDGKPWYFLEDMYPAYGNLVPRDVASRAIFKVCVHMGLGINGENRVYLDLSHIDPHYLERKLGGILEIYMDFVGKDPRKVPMEIFPSVHYSMGGIWVDRLHHTNIKGLMASGECDYQYHGANRLGANSLLSAAYSGTVSGPEAMRMAKSGELGDALTQAELDKARQEVVDQFEGILKMDGPENAHKLHHELGDIMYKYVSIERDNNGLDQCLVELKEILKRWDNIGLTDRGHWANQEAMFVRQLRNMILYAMCITKAARCRDESRGAHAKIALDANGKRMMDGEELVFMPRDDKNFMRISIVDYDPKTEEPIVSYDEFDHSLIKPRPRNYAVAKKE, encoded by the coding sequence ATGGCTGAAAAGAAGAAAATCATTATTGTAGGCGGCGGTCTCTCGGGTCTCATGGCGACCATCAAGGTCTGTGAGCTCGGCGGCGAAGTCGACCTGTTTTCCTACTGCCCCGTAAAGCGCTCCCACTCGCTGTGTGCGCAGGGCGGCATCAACGCCTGCATGGACACGAAGGGCGAGCATGACAGCGTTTATGAGCACTTCGATGATACGGTCTACGGCGGCGACTTCCTCGCCGATCAGGTCGCGGTCAAGGGCATGGTCGAGGCGGCGCCGAAGCTCATCAAGATGTTCGACCGCATGGGCGTTCCCTTCACGCGCACGCCGGAAGGCAACCTCGACCTCCGCAATTTCGGCGGTCAGAAGAACAAGCGCACCTGTTTTGCCGGCTCGACGACGGGTCAGCAGCTCCTCTATGCGCTCGACGAGCAGGTTCGCCGCTGGGAAGTCAAGGGCGGCGTCAAGAAGTACGAGTTCTGGGAATTCATCCGCATCATCAAGAACAAGGACGGCATCTGCCGCGGCATCGTCGCGCAGAACATGAACTCGATGGAGATCAAGGCGTTCCCCGCCGATGTCGTCATCCTTGCGACGGGCGGCCCCGGCCAGGTGTTTGGCCGCTGCACGGCTTCGACGATCTGCAACGGCTCGGCCGTATCCGCCGTCTACCAGCAGGGGGCGCACATCGGCAACCCCGAGTTCATCCAGATTCATCCGACGGCGATTCCGGGTTCGGACAAGAACCGCCTGATGAGCGAGGCGTGCCGCGGCGAAGGCGGGCGCGTCTGGGTCTACCGCGACGGTAAGCCCTGGTACTTCCTTGAGGACATGTATCCGGCATACGGCAACCTCGTGCCGCGTGACGTCGCCTCGCGCGCCATCTTCAAGGTCTGCGTGCACATGGGTCTTGGCATCAACGGCGAGAACCGCGTCTACCTTGACCTCTCGCATATCGATCCGCATTACTTGGAGCGCAAGCTCGGCGGTATCCTCGAAATCTACATGGACTTCGTCGGAAAAGATCCGCGCAAGGTGCCGATGGAGATCTTCCCGTCCGTCCACTACTCGATGGGCGGCATCTGGGTCGACCGTCTGCATCATACGAACATCAAGGGACTCATGGCCTCGGGCGAGTGCGACTACCAGTACCACGGCGCGAACCGCCTCGGCGCGAACTCGCTCCTTTCCGCCGCTTACTCCGGCACGGTCTCCGGCCCTGAAGCCATGCGCATGGCGAAGTCCGGCGAGCTTGGCGACGCCCTCACGCAGGCGGAGCTTGACAAGGCTCGTCAGGAGGTCGTCGACCAGTTTGAAGGCATCCTCAAGATGGACGGCCCCGAGAACGCGCACAAGCTTCATCACGAGCTTGGCGACATCATGTACAAGTACGTCTCCATCGAGCGCGACAACAACGGCCTCGACCAGTGCCTCGTGGAGCTCAAGGAAATCCTCAAGCGTTGGGACAACATCGGCCTGACGGATCGCGGCCATTGGGCGAACCAGGAAGCCATGTTCGTGCGCCAGCTGCGCAACATGATCCTCTACGCGATGTGCATCACGAAGGCGGCTCGCTGCCGTGACGAAAGCCGCGGCGCCCATGCCAAGATTGCCCTCGACGCGAACGGCAAGCGCATGATGGACGGCGAAGAGCTCGTCTTCATGCCGCGTGATGACAAGAACTTCATGCGCATCTCCATCGTCGACTACGACCCGAAGACGGAAGAGCCGATCGTCAGCTACGACGAGTTCGACCATTCGCTCATCAAGCCGCGTCCTCGCAACTACGCGGTAGCGAAGAAAGAGTAA
- a CDS encoding metallophosphoesterase family protein, with translation MKIGIVSDSHGDRRAIDRAVERAGKVDLWLHAGDCVPDAAYLALVSAVRVENVAGNTDWPDGKTPDEIVVEAAGHRIFLTHGHIYGVRSTLEMLVTAAKEAQADIAVYGHTHVAQEVTGDVHVLNPGSVARPRDEARPSFMLAELETGKPPQVELIRLGRA, from the coding sequence ATGAAGATCGGCATTGTGAGCGACAGCCACGGCGACCGCCGCGCGATCGATCGCGCTGTGGAACGTGCGGGCAAGGTCGACCTCTGGCTTCATGCGGGAGACTGCGTTCCCGATGCGGCGTACCTCGCGCTCGTCTCGGCGGTGCGCGTGGAAAACGTCGCGGGCAACACGGACTGGCCCGACGGCAAGACGCCCGACGAGATCGTTGTCGAAGCGGCAGGACACCGCATCTTTCTCACGCACGGTCACATCTACGGCGTGCGTTCGACGCTTGAAATGCTGGTGACAGCGGCGAAGGAGGCGCAGGCGGACATTGCCGTCTACGGTCATACGCATGTGGCGCAGGAGGTCACGGGAGATGTTCATGTCCTCAACCCCGGAAGCGTGGCGCGTCCGCGCGATGAGGCGCGTCCTTCCTTCATGCTCGCCGAGCTTGAGACGGGGAAGCCGCCGCAGGTCGAACTCATCCGCTTGGGAAGAGCTTGA
- a CDS encoding coenzyme F420-0:L-glutamate ligase — translation MKEKVEILPVPTRILTDRDDIIDCVERYTRGKIGEDDVISVAESVVAITQGRIVRPEDLKISRVAQFCCRFIPDVGSLASPHGMQSLMNVEGKWRVAAALFAGSLGKLVGKSGLFYKWGGEQTALIDDVTGTMPPFDKHIVYGPRDPEDVVARLKERLGCFGAVIADVNDLKRSRIVGVTDGTKGELVAKLLIDNPFGNASQKTPICIIKNFRQYQEGCD, via the coding sequence ATGAAAGAGAAAGTAGAGATTCTGCCCGTTCCTACGCGCATTCTGACGGACAGGGATGACATCATCGACTGCGTGGAGAGGTATACGCGCGGCAAGATCGGCGAGGATGACGTGATTTCTGTGGCAGAGAGCGTCGTCGCCATCACGCAGGGACGCATCGTGCGTCCCGAGGATCTGAAGATTTCGCGCGTCGCGCAGTTCTGCTGCCGCTTCATCCCGGATGTCGGCAGCCTCGCGAGTCCGCACGGCATGCAGTCCTTGATGAACGTCGAGGGCAAGTGGCGCGTCGCCGCCGCGCTCTTCGCGGGCTCCTTGGGCAAGCTTGTGGGAAAGAGCGGCCTTTTTTATAAATGGGGCGGCGAGCAGACGGCGCTTATCGACGATGTGACGGGGACGATGCCGCCTTTCGACAAGCATATCGTCTACGGGCCGCGTGATCCGGAGGATGTCGTCGCGCGTCTCAAAGAGAGGCTCGGCTGCTTCGGCGCCGTCATCGCCGATGTCAACGACCTCAAGCGCTCGCGCATCGTCGGCGTGACGGACGGTACGAAGGGCGAGCTTGTCGCGAAGCTCCTCATCGACAACCCGTTCGGCAATGCGTCGCAGAAGACGCCGATCTGCATCATAAAAAACTTCCGGCAGTATCAGGAAGGCTGCGACTGA
- the rph gene encoding ribonuclease PH: MQRNRGRAADALRPLKMMRGFQKGPAGSVLIEMGRTRVICAASVEDRVPYFLRGTGTGWIKAEYALLPSATSTRTPREACQGRQSGRTQEIQRLIGRSLRSVVDLAALGERTIALDCDVIEADGGTRTAAITGAFVALVEACASFYEKGKTFPVKDFLAAVSVGLAKDGEPILDLCYEEDSTALVDMNVVMTGAYDFVEVQGTGEGRPFSRKEMEELLALAEKGIDELIAREKDALGGELVWKVGRIG, translated from the coding sequence ATGCAAAGAAACCGCGGACGTGCCGCTGACGCGCTGCGTCCCTTGAAGATGATGCGCGGCTTCCAAAAGGGGCCGGCGGGTTCGGTGCTCATCGAGATGGGGCGCACGCGCGTCATCTGCGCTGCGTCCGTCGAAGATCGCGTGCCGTACTTTCTGCGCGGCACGGGCACGGGATGGATCAAGGCGGAGTACGCGCTCTTGCCGAGCGCGACTTCGACGCGCACGCCGCGCGAGGCGTGCCAAGGCCGCCAGTCGGGGCGCACGCAGGAGATTCAGCGGCTCATCGGCCGCTCGCTGCGCTCCGTCGTCGACCTTGCGGCGCTCGGCGAGCGCACGATCGCCTTGGACTGTGACGTCATCGAGGCGGACGGCGGCACGCGTACGGCGGCGATCACGGGCGCTTTCGTCGCGCTCGTAGAGGCATGTGCGAGCTTCTATGAGAAGGGCAAGACGTTTCCTGTCAAAGATTTCCTCGCGGCGGTCAGCGTCGGTCTTGCGAAGGACGGCGAACCGATCCTCGACCTTTGCTACGAGGAGGACAGCACGGCGCTCGTCGATATGAACGTCGTGATGACGGGCGCTTATGACTTCGTCGAGGTGCAGGGCACGGGCGAGGGGCGGCCCTTCTCACGCAAGGAGATGGAGGAGCTCCTCGCGCTGGCGGAAAAGGGCATCGACGAATTGATAGCAAGAGAAAAGGACGCGCTTGGCGGCGAGCTCGTCTGGAAAGTGGGGCGAATCGGATGA
- the glmU gene encoding bifunctional UDP-N-acetylglucosamine diphosphorylase/glucosamine-1-phosphate N-acetyltransferase GlmU, producing the protein MADLTTVILAAGKGTRMKSSLPKVLHKAGGKAMLAHVLAAAKEAGAVRNIVVVGFGGETVEKALAGEADFVTQEEQLGTGHAVLQAEPLLREEKGTVLVLCGDTPLLTGKLLKKLAKEHAAAGAKATVLTAVMPDATGYGRIIRAADGTVERIVEHKDATEEERNVREVNSGIYCFEAPDLFAALHEVKNDNAQGEYYLPDVLEILRKKGEKIFAATADDYEETLGVNSRAQLAASEKILRRRKNEALMAEGVTLMDPDTTYVDVDVIVGRDTVLYPGTWLEGATVIGEGCEIGPNSRFQDVKVGAHVTAHFCYAHECEIADGATLGPYVHLRPATKIAAHVKIGNFVEVKNSVVGEGTKLPHLSYIGDSDIGAGVNMGCGTITVNYDGRQKFRTKVGDGAFVGCNSNLVAPVSVGDGAYIGAGSTITKDIPAGDLAIARAHQKNITGWADKRKEEMEATRK; encoded by the coding sequence ATGGCAGATCTGACAACAGTCATATTGGCGGCGGGCAAGGGGACGCGCATGAAGTCGTCTTTGCCGAAGGTGCTGCACAAGGCGGGCGGCAAGGCGATGCTCGCCCATGTGCTCGCGGCCGCGAAGGAGGCGGGCGCCGTGCGCAATATCGTCGTCGTGGGATTCGGCGGCGAGACGGTGGAAAAGGCGCTTGCGGGCGAGGCGGATTTCGTCACACAGGAAGAGCAGCTCGGCACGGGGCATGCCGTCTTGCAGGCGGAACCGCTGCTGCGCGAGGAAAAGGGCACGGTTCTTGTGCTCTGCGGCGACACGCCGCTCCTGACGGGGAAGCTCCTCAAGAAGCTCGCGAAAGAACACGCGGCAGCAGGCGCGAAGGCGACCGTGCTGACCGCTGTCATGCCCGATGCGACGGGATATGGCCGCATCATCCGCGCCGCAGACGGCACGGTGGAAAGGATCGTCGAGCACAAGGACGCGACGGAAGAGGAGCGCAATGTGCGCGAGGTCAATTCGGGCATCTATTGCTTTGAAGCGCCTGACCTTTTCGCCGCTCTGCACGAGGTCAAAAATGACAATGCACAGGGCGAGTACTATCTGCCCGACGTGCTCGAAATCCTCCGAAAGAAGGGCGAGAAGATTTTCGCCGCCACGGCCGACGACTACGAGGAAACGCTCGGCGTCAACTCGCGCGCCCAGCTCGCCGCTTCGGAGAAGATCCTGCGCCGCCGCAAGAATGAGGCGCTGATGGCAGAGGGCGTGACACTCATGGATCCCGATACGACCTATGTCGACGTCGATGTCATCGTCGGCCGCGACACCGTTCTCTATCCGGGCACGTGGCTTGAGGGTGCGACGGTCATCGGCGAGGGCTGTGAGATCGGCCCCAATTCGCGCTTTCAGGACGTGAAGGTCGGCGCGCATGTCACGGCGCATTTCTGCTATGCGCATGAATGCGAAATCGCCGACGGTGCGACGCTCGGCCCGTACGTTCATCTTCGCCCCGCGACGAAAATCGCCGCGCACGTCAAGATCGGCAATTTCGTCGAGGTCAAGAACTCCGTCGTCGGCGAGGGGACGAAGCTGCCGCATCTCTCGTATATCGGCGATTCCGACATCGGTGCGGGCGTCAACATGGGCTGTGGCACGATCACGGTCAATTACGACGGCAGGCAGAAGTTCCGCACGAAGGTCGGCGACGGCGCTTTCGTCGGCTGCAACTCGAACCTCGTCGCACCCGTCAGCGTCGGCGACGGCGCCTACATCGGCGCAGGGTCGACGATCACGAAGGACATCCCCGCAGGCGATCTCGCCATCGCGCGCGCCCACCAGAAGAATATCACGGGCTGGGCGGACAAGCGCAAAGAAGAAATGGAGGCTACCAGAAAATGA
- a CDS encoding succinate dehydrogenase: MINTTFYARRLHSLVGLLALGGFLMEHILTNASALGGAEALNGKLAMMELIPKPIFLGLEVGAVAIPFLFHAIYGIYICMQAKNNPTKYGYLNNWNFAFQRWTAWFLLVFLVWHVGYLRCYVKGVLGTPITYELIQSYVTGSPIVFVLYLIGMLAAIFHFTNGITTFLMTWGVVKGPRAQKTAGLLSMLLCVALSFVTIAFMVSYFVPMH; the protein is encoded by the coding sequence ATGATTAACACAACTTTTTACGCCCGCCGCCTGCATTCCCTGGTCGGCTTGCTGGCACTCGGAGGATTCCTCATGGAGCACATCCTCACTAATGCTTCGGCTCTGGGCGGTGCTGAAGCCCTGAATGGCAAGCTCGCCATGATGGAGCTGATTCCGAAACCAATCTTCCTCGGACTTGAGGTCGGCGCCGTCGCCATCCCGTTCCTCTTCCATGCGATCTATGGCATCTACATCTGCATGCAGGCGAAGAACAACCCGACGAAGTATGGCTACCTCAACAACTGGAATTTTGCTTTCCAGCGCTGGACGGCATGGTTCCTGCTCGTCTTCCTCGTATGGCACGTCGGTTACTTGCGCTGCTACGTCAAGGGTGTCCTCGGCACGCCGATCACCTATGAACTGATCCAGAGCTACGTCACGGGCAGCCCGATCGTCTTCGTCCTCTACCTCATCGGCATGCTCGCAGCGATCTTCCATTTCACGAACGGCATTACGACCTTCCTCATGACGTGGGGCGTCGTCAAGGGGCCTCGCGCCCAGAAGACGGCGGGGCTTCTCTCCATGTTGCTCTGCGTGGCTCTGAGCTTCGTGACGATTGCCTTCATGGTGAGCTACTTCGTTCCCATGCATTGA
- a CDS encoding GntR family transcriptional regulator, protein MGQETKLAPIRLDSYQPLREVVAEALRDAIKSGTLAPGQRLMEIQLAEELGVSRTPVREAIRKLELEGYVVMMPRRGTYVANLSIRDVNDVFEIRTALDSLACALAAERITENELESLQRLLVAIGGQIEAGDMEKIVETDMRFHDLLYQASRNTRLVGIISNLREQLTRFRSASMSFPGRLKETLEEHREIVDAIAQGDVQGAKQAAEAHMEKAERTLLLSMEAAKNAGI, encoded by the coding sequence ATGGGACAGGAAACAAAGCTCGCACCGATCCGCCTCGACAGCTACCAGCCTCTGCGCGAGGTGGTTGCTGAGGCTCTGCGCGATGCGATCAAGAGCGGCACGCTTGCGCCAGGACAGAGGCTCATGGAGATCCAGCTCGCCGAAGAACTTGGCGTCAGCCGCACGCCCGTGCGCGAGGCGATCCGAAAGCTCGAACTCGAAGGCTACGTCGTCATGATGCCTCGGCGCGGCACCTACGTCGCGAACCTTTCCATTCGCGACGTCAACGATGTCTTCGAGATCCGCACGGCGCTCGATTCGCTCGCCTGCGCCCTTGCGGCAGAGCGCATCACGGAGAATGAGCTGGAAAGCCTGCAGCGTCTCCTCGTCGCCATCGGCGGACAGATCGAGGCGGGCGACATGGAAAAGATCGTGGAAACGGACATGCGCTTTCACGACCTCCTCTATCAGGCGAGCCGCAACACGCGTCTCGTCGGCATCATCTCGAACCTGCGTGAGCAGCTCACGCGCTTTCGTTCCGCCTCGATGTCGTTTCCGGGTCGTCTCAAGGAGACGCTTGAGGAGCATAGAGAGATCGTCGACGCGATTGCGCAGGGTGACGTGCAGGGCGCGAAGCAGGCGGCGGAAGCCCATATGGAAAAGGCGGAGCGTACGCTTCTTCTGAGCATGGAGGCGGCGAAGAATGCCGGCATCTAA
- a CDS encoding Fe-S-containing hydro-lyase, with protein MAEKIRIETPFTVEQSKKLKAGDSVLITGTIISARDAAHKVMCEALARGEKLPVDWKNEIVYYLGPTPAKPGDPIGSCGPTTAGRMDAYTPTMLEQGITGMIGKGSRDPKVIESMKKNGVTYFVAVGGAAALIAKSVKKYEVLAYPELGPEAVARLTVVDFPAIVGIDCEGNNFYEIGQAPYRKL; from the coding sequence ATGGCTGAAAAGATTCGTATCGAAACACCGTTTACCGTGGAGCAGTCCAAGAAGCTCAAGGCGGGCGACAGCGTGCTCATCACAGGCACGATCATCAGCGCACGCGATGCGGCGCACAAGGTCATGTGCGAAGCTCTGGCACGCGGCGAGAAGCTCCCCGTGGACTGGAAGAATGAAATCGTCTACTACCTCGGACCTACGCCTGCGAAGCCCGGCGATCCTATCGGCTCGTGCGGCCCGACGACTGCCGGCCGCATGGACGCCTACACGCCGACGATGCTTGAACAGGGCATCACGGGCATGATCGGAAAGGGATCGCGTGACCCGAAGGTCATCGAGTCGATGAAGAAGAACGGCGTGACATACTTCGTCGCCGTCGGCGGCGCGGCGGCTCTGATCGCCAAGTCCGTCAAGAAGTACGAAGTGCTCGCCTATCCGGAACTCGGCCCGGAGGCTGTGGCTCGTCTGACCGTTGTCGACTTTCCGGCGATCGTCGGCATCGACTGCGAGGGGAATAACTTCTACGAGATTGGCCAGGCGCCGTATCGTAAGTTATAG
- a CDS encoding acyl-CoA thioesterase has translation MEVKAYHRVNFYDTDAMGVVHHANYIRWFEIGRVEFLRALGITLGDLMEAGYVFPLTDVSAKFVASGKFDDELAIVTRPTALTKVKMAFDYEVRRVADDALLVLGHTQNVFTSRETGRITKLPAEFYEKLHAALSEDAPMGAENL, from the coding sequence ATGGAGGTCAAGGCATACCATCGTGTGAATTTCTACGATACGGACGCCATGGGCGTCGTGCATCATGCGAACTACATTCGTTGGTTCGAGATCGGCAGGGTCGAGTTCCTGCGCGCGCTCGGCATCACATTGGGCGATCTGATGGAGGCGGGCTACGTCTTTCCGCTGACCGATGTCAGCGCAAAATTCGTCGCCTCAGGCAAGTTCGACGATGAACTCGCCATCGTCACGCGCCCGACGGCGCTGACAAAGGTCAAGATGGCATTCGACTACGAAGTGCGGCGCGTGGCGGACGACGCATTGCTCGTCCTCGGTCATACGCAGAACGTCTTCACGAGCCGAGAGACGGGGCGCATCACGAAACTGCCTGCAGAGTTTTATGAAAAGCTTCATGCCGCGCTTTCGGAGGATGCGCCGATGGGCGCAGAAAATCTCTGA
- the rdgB gene encoding RdgB/HAM1 family non-canonical purine NTP pyrophosphatase, whose product MKKIVVATKNEGKVKEILAAFQKLPVELLTLKDFGELPDAVEDASTFEGNARIKARFYAERTGCACLADDSGLEVEVLGGAPGVHSARYSGRHDDAANNEKLVAELQKRGAVESAAAFRCVLVLHDTDGTELISEGTCVGRVRQEPRGAGGFGYDPYFYLASGKSLAELTVSEKQAVSHRGAALRLMAAQMKEHLT is encoded by the coding sequence ATGAAGAAGATCGTAGTCGCTACGAAGAATGAGGGCAAGGTGAAGGAAATCCTTGCAGCTTTTCAAAAGCTCCCCGTGGAGCTTTTGACCCTCAAGGATTTTGGGGAGCTTCCCGATGCTGTTGAGGACGCTTCGACCTTCGAGGGGAACGCGCGCATCAAGGCGCGTTTTTATGCAGAAAGGACGGGATGCGCGTGCCTTGCTGACGACTCGGGACTGGAGGTCGAAGTCTTGGGCGGTGCACCGGGCGTTCACTCGGCGCGTTACTCGGGGCGGCACGATGATGCGGCGAACAACGAGAAGCTCGTGGCAGAGCTTCAAAAGAGGGGGGCTGTCGAATCTGCTGCCGCTTTTCGCTGCGTGCTCGTCCTGCACGACACGGACGGCACGGAACTCATCTCTGAAGGGACGTGTGTCGGACGCGTGCGCCAAGAGCCGCGCGGTGCGGGCGGCTTCGGCTATGACCCGTATTTCTATCTCGCGAGCGGCAAGTCGCTGGCGGAACTGACGGTTTCTGAAAAGCAGGCGGTCAGCCATCGCGGCGCAGCGCTTCGTCTCATGGCGGCGCAGATGAAGGAGCATCTCACATGA
- a CDS encoding ribose-phosphate diphosphokinase, whose translation MTNLDNLCIMTGNANPDLAKKIAAHIGVPLCDAYVGHFNNGETQVMISESIRGKDIFIIQPTSQPVNDNLMELLIMTDACKRASAHSITAVVPYYAYARQDRKTRGREPISAKLVANLMETAGVSRVVTVDLHAGQIQGFFDIPVDHLGAAPVLAAYLKEHNLENAVVVSPDLGGVTRTRNLADRLHAPIAIIEKRRPQPGVAEVMNLIGDVEGKTAILIDDIVDTAGSLCEGAKALAKLGAKEVYAACSHAILTDPAIERINASVLKQLIVTDTIPLGDKKSDKIVVLSMADAIGDVLISIQEHRSVSHLFR comes from the coding sequence ATGACGAACCTTGACAACCTATGCATCATGACGGGCAACGCCAACCCCGATCTCGCGAAAAAAATCGCAGCGCACATCGGCGTGCCGCTGTGTGATGCATACGTCGGTCATTTCAATAACGGCGAGACGCAGGTGATGATCAGCGAGAGCATTCGCGGCAAGGACATCTTTATCATTCAACCGACCTCGCAGCCGGTCAACGACAATCTCATGGAGCTTCTCATCATGACGGACGCCTGTAAAAGGGCGTCGGCGCACAGCATCACGGCCGTCGTGCCGTACTACGCCTACGCGCGTCAGGATCGCAAGACGCGCGGGCGCGAGCCGATCTCGGCGAAGCTCGTCGCGAACCTCATGGAGACGGCGGGCGTCTCGCGCGTCGTGACGGTCGACCTGCATGCAGGTCAGATCCAGGGCTTCTTCGACATTCCCGTCGATCATCTCGGAGCGGCTCCCGTCCTCGCCGCGTATCTGAAGGAGCACAATCTCGAAAATGCCGTCGTCGTCTCACCCGATCTCGGCGGCGTCACGCGCACGCGAAATCTTGCCGACCGCCTGCACGCACCGATCGCCATCATCGAGAAGCGCCGCCCGCAGCCGGGCGTGGCGGAGGTCATGAACCTCATCGGCGACGTCGAGGGCAAGACGGCAATCCTCATCGACGACATCGTCGACACGGCAGGCTCTCTTTGCGAGGGGGCGAAGGCACTTGCAAAGCTTGGTGCAAAAGAAGTCTACGCCGCCTGTTCCCATGCGATCCTGACCGATCCTGCCATCGAGCGCATCAACGCGTCGGTGCTCAAGCAGCTGATTGTCACGGACACGATTCCTTTGGGCGACAAGAAGTCAGACAAGATCGTCGTGCTCTCGATGGCGGACGCTATCGGCGACGTGCTCATCAGCATACAGGAGCATCGTTCGGTCAGTCACCTGTTTCGCTGA
- a CDS encoding fumarate hydratase — translation MRTIEAKQITEAVAEMCKEAAYYLPDDVYEALKRGREAEESPVGRDVLDQIIRNAEIAKAEDRPICQDTGMTIVFLEIGQDLHIAGGDLEEAVNAGVAKGYTEGYLRKSVVAEPLFNRKNTQNNTPAVIYTRIVPGDKLKITVGPKGFGSENKSGVKMLVPADGVEGVKKAVLDIILHASCNPCPPMVVGVGIGGTMDRAAYYSKKALVRSINERNPMPEYAKLEGELLEMINKTGIGPQLGGSVSALAVNIEWGPTHIAGLPVAVTICCHAMRHKDRVL, via the coding sequence TTGCGTACAATCGAAGCGAAACAGATTACGGAAGCCGTTGCCGAGATGTGCAAAGAGGCTGCCTACTATCTGCCGGACGACGTCTACGAGGCTTTGAAGCGCGGACGCGAGGCAGAGGAGTCGCCGGTAGGGCGCGACGTGCTCGACCAGATCATCCGCAATGCGGAGATCGCCAAGGCCGAGGATCGCCCCATCTGTCAGGACACCGGCATGACGATCGTCTTCCTTGAGATCGGTCAGGATCTGCACATCGCAGGCGGCGATCTCGAAGAGGCGGTCAATGCCGGTGTCGCCAAGGGCTATACGGAAGGGTATCTGAGGAAGTCCGTCGTTGCCGAGCCGCTGTTCAACCGCAAGAACACGCAGAACAATACGCCTGCCGTCATCTACACGCGCATCGTGCCGGGCGACAAGCTCAAGATCACGGTCGGACCCAAGGGCTTCGGCAGCGAGAACAAGTCGGGCGTCAAGATGCTCGTTCCTGCGGATGGCGTCGAAGGCGTCAAGAAGGCCGTGCTCGACATCATCCTGCACGCAAGCTGCAACCCCTGTCCTCCCATGGTTGTCGGCGTCGGCATCGGCGGCACGATGGACCGCGCCGCTTACTACTCGAAGAAGGCGCTCGTGCGCTCCATCAACGAGCGCAACCCCATGCCCGAGTACGCGAAGCTCGAAGGCGAGCTTCTTGAGATGATCAACAAGACGGGCATCGGCCCTCAGCTAGGCGGCTCCGTATCGGCTCTCGCCGTCAACATCGAATGGGGCCCGACGCACATCGCGGGACTGCCCGTGGCCGTCACGATCTGCTGTCATGCGATGCGCCACAAGGATCGCGTCCTTTAA